TAACAACCGTTAATACGGGTTTGTATTTTCTTTAAAATTGCATCTCTTACAGAGTGATTGATGGACGAATTTTTATCAAGCGACAGTGCTCGCATGTGCATATAATATTCGGGCTCGCTGTAATAAAATACCGTGACATTACAATGATTGAAAAAATCAGCAATCATCATTAGTGACTCATTCACAACTGTTGCAATATTTTTATCAGGATCACTATATACCGAAGCTATCTTTTGACCCATAAATTCTTCAATTTGTTGAATAATCCATTTGAAGCTTACTGGATCAATGATTCCAATTGAATACGTATACCAATCGTAGGTATATGCAATTAATATTTTTTTTAAACGCTCATCCAATATTCGGTATGCTGAGCAGAAATAATTGTTACATATTTCATTACCAAATAAACTCAATTCTCTACTATCGTTTCCTTGATTAATTGCCGGATGCACCAGGCATCCTGGAATATTCTCCCCAATATATCCCATATAAGGGCACACATAGGTAGTATTGTCCCTGAATGTATATCGTATTTGCACCTCTTTAAAATCTTCAAAGCCATTGCAATGATTTGTTGGTTGCCTTTTTAATTTAGTTGTCAAGTATGATAAAAAGTGCGATAGCTCCTTAAAGGAGATATTTTTCAAATTAAAAAGACCGCAACATACACAACATCCCTTCCCATTACCAGGCTGGCATAGTGATATTTTATTGTTGTCATTCATATTAATCGCTTGCACATTGCTATTCATTTCAGTATTTTACTATCAAACATACACTACATTTATCATTATAGCAGCTGGGGATATGAAATATCGGGATAATCTCTATGAGATTTTAGAAATCTCTCCTCAATCAACAAAGGAAGAGATACGCAAAGCTTTTTGTACTAAAGTCAAAACCCTTCACCCAGATAGTACCGGGTTTAGTTCAGAACGATTTACTATAGAATTGCAAAAGATAATTGAAGCTTACCGAATCCTCATGGATGACAGGGAACGAGCACACTATGATGCCACATTTCTGAAATATGCATCAAAACCAGATAAGCATTACATACCCCAAAAACGCATCAGGTATTCTATTTCGCTTAAGGACTTATTGAAAAAAGAGTTTTTACCAAAAAAGATGCGCCGTAAGGACATTGTGCATGAATTTGACCACGATATTGAGATAGTCTGCACACAACAGGAAATAGCAAAAGGAGCAATTGCGTTGGTGCAGTTGCCTTCCAGAATACTGTGCCCCCTATGTAACGGGCAACACCGCGATTGCTACGTGTGTAACGGGATTGGACGGATATCAAGCGCTTCAACATTTGAAATTGCCCTGCCTGAAGATATTATTCATACAACAATACTCACCGTTGACTTACGGAAATACCGCCCTGACACTTTTACCGATTTAACCATTAAGTATTTACGGATAAAAGTAACAATTATATAATATTACTTAAACCTAATTCTCAATGAATCTCCATGCTTATCATCAAATCCTTCAACACTAGACATACGCGATACATGGTCCACTGCTTCTTTTAGTGCTGAAGGCGTCAGATACTGAAATGAGGTGCGGCGCATAAATGTTTCAACACCCAGCCCTGACGAAAATCGTGCAGCACCACCTGTAGGAAGCACATGATTGGTCCCTGAAAAATAATCACCTACTGCAACAGGTGCATATCCACCTAAAAATAGTGAGCCTACATTTTTAATTTTAGTTAAATATTGCAATGGGTTTTCCACCATAAGTTCCATATGTTCAGGCCCATAGTTATTTGAAAACTCTATTGCCTCTTCAATTGAAGATACAATAATAATGTGTGCATTGTGTAATGCCTTTTTCTTTATTTCATGCCTTCCTCTTCCTGAGTTTATATCTTCTTCGATATACTCATTCACTTTTTTCGCAAGCTTTTGTGATGTTGTTACTAAAATGGCTATTGCCATCTCCTCATGCTCTGCTTGTGATAACAAATCCCATGCTACCCAGTGAGGATGTGCACTGTCATCAGCAATAATTAATACCTCACTTGGTCCCGCAAGTGAATCAATCTGTATAATCCCCTGACTGAAAAGATATGCTTTTGCAGCAGTTACATAAATATTGCCTGGCCCAACAATAATCTCTGCTTTTGGAACGGATTGAGTACCATATGCAGCAGCAGCAATACCATGTGCCCCACCGGATTTGATTATTGTGGTAATACCAAGAATATGAGCCATTGCACCAATATACGGAGCTATCGAACCATCTTTTGATGGAGGTGTAATAATTGAAATATGTTTGCACCCTGCAATCTGTGCCGGGATTACACCCATTAACACCGACGAAGGATATGATGCTTTCCCCCCAGGCACATACACTGCAGCGCTTTCAATTGGCTGATACAGCATCCCCAGAGTAGTACCATCTTCCCGTGTATAAATGAACGAATCTCTTCTCTGGTGTAAATGGAATTCGTATATATTTTCTATAGCTTTTTCAAATGATTTAATCACAACCTTATCAGTATTGTTATATGCATTTACAATTTCCTTTTCTGTTGCACACACCTGGGTCAATTCAACCTTGTCAAATTGTCGTGTATATTCAATAACAGCAGCATCACCTTCATCTCTCACCTTTTGTATAATCGGGATAACCTTATTAACCATTATGCCCGTAAAATCCTGGCCAAAACGCTGAAACAACTTAGTACGGTCTTTTGCAGTCAAATCAGATAAATTCCTTATAGCTATCATATCCACCCCTTATAACAAAGTAATTACTATATTATTTCTTGACTTTATTATACTTTATTATTAATATTCATTAAAATATCACACACTGTACAGTAAAAAAATATTTCTGGAGGCACTATGTTCAGGTATATAGTAACAATAATGGTAGCGATAGCTCTTATTATAACTGGTTGCAAAAAAACTACAATAACACCAAAACTTTTTGTGACAATACAAAATGAGATTCTTGACAGTGATATGCAGCAATCAACCAAAGAATCCATCGTTGCAAAATATGGAATCACTTTGCAACAGTATGAAGAATATGAAAAAAAAGTTGAAAGCGACCCCGAATTAAAGGCACAAGTTGGAAAAGAACGCCTCAATATTATGAAAAAATAGCATTACTGTATACCAAGCAGTTGTATCACATTCTTATACAAAATATGATCTGCACTGTTGCCAAGATTTTCAAAATGTTGTGCATAGCGTGAATATCCAAGAAGCGGGTAGTCACTTCCAAAAATAATTTTTTCTTTACCACATACCTGTATGCTTATACTATATATATCCGGATGGTATAGAAACGGAGTAGCGGCAGTATCGTAATAAACATGTCGTAACGATTGTTTAACTTCAGGCATTAGTTCATAAAATAAAAGCCCACCCCCCCAATGTGAGCAGATAATCGGTATTTTAGAATATTGTGCAAGTAGCGCAAAAAGCTTTCGCATATCAGTATAATATTTTCCCGCATAGAAATGGCCAACTGGTTCATTTACATGTAGGCACACCGGTAATTTAACCTTCTCTGCTATTGCAAGAATTTGGCCACATAACAATTCCTCCTCTTCATTAAAGCCACTTACATAAAAAGCAACCTCACCAATGCCATACAATCCCATTTCCTTGATTAATGTTATCTGTTCATATATATCGCTCTCAAGAGCTATCGCTCCAAATGCATATACTTTTCCTTTATATTTCTGTTGCATCTTTACAAGGTACTCATTATGCTCAATTGCATATTCCTTTTTTTGCCAGGTAAAGCCCAGAGTCACTGATGCATCAACTGCATTATTATTCATTGATTCTAACAGCATTTCAGCATTAGCAATCTTTGCTTTGCCATAATACAGCAAAGAAAATTGCCTGTCATCGCAATACTTTTCCTTGTTGTGTACCATCTCATCGTTAAAAATATGTGTATGTGCATCAATTATCATAGTATATTCCTAATATGTTTGACATTATCATAATCTTTTTTACTATTCTATTACCTTTATTTGATATATGAATACTATGAATTCAATAGAATATTATTTAGAACCCTCAAAAGAGGGCTATCATACACTTCGAGTTAAAAGTGAAGACAACTCATTTAGATATATTCACAGCAAATATTACCCCAGCAAAGAATCATCATATTTACAGGATATTGTCAATCCTGAAAAATATGATGTGTGCATTATTTTAGGAATTGGTCTAGGGTATCATCTTGCATATTTACATCAGGTTATACATTTATTTAAGCAGATTATCTGTATAGATATTCATAATTATTTACCTAATGCCACTATATCACCTGAAATACAATCAATCATTGAAAACCCTTCTATACAATTGGTGTATGTTAATCATGACACCATTAGTATGTTACATGATGTAATAAAATTTAATTTTACTAAAGGCATCCAAGTCATTGAACATCCTGCTTCAATCAATGCGTTCCCATCACTATTTTCCTCTATAAAAAGGTCTTTACAGCAAATTATAGAAAAATCCGTCACAAACCATCTCACTTCATCCATGTTTGCCTATCGGTATATCAAAAATGCTTTAATAAACCTTTCACGTTTGCCAGAATGCTTTTCGGTACAGCAATGCAAAGATGTACATAAAGATAAGCCCTGCATCATCGTTGCTCCCGGTCCATCATTTGATGCAATTGCAGAGCATCTTGCCACGATGCAACATCATGTTATTATCATAGCAGTTGACTCTGCACTTAAAGCTTTGCATGCATATTCTATCATACCTGATTATATTGTTTCCATTGACCCACAGCCCGTTGTGTTTGCTCATTTTTTTTCCACACACACTAACTCATATATTATCTCAACGCCTACTGCACATCCGATGATTTTTTCTTCACCTGTTATTCTCTCACTAAACACACACCCTCTATGCCAGTTGATAGATGAACTATACCCTGACCATATTGGTTCTGTCGATAGCCGAACTGGAACAGTCCTTGGCGATGCAATTTCATTTGCACTCTTTGCAGGATGCAATCCTTTAGCTATAACTGGAGCCGACTTTTCATTTCCACGCTTTATCACTTATGCCCGTACAACAGAATACCAGTATCGTTATCAGTGCATGCATAGCCGTATAACCCCATTAGAAACAAAAAATATGGACTATATCATATATGCATCCCGACGTACTCTTACTCACAGCACATATTCAAGAAAAGTATTCATCCAGTACCGTAATGCTATAAATAACCTTCTGCCTAAAAATGTGCATATATTCCATTTACATCCACAATTACCCCTTGAAAACGCAAGGCCTCTTACAATCAAAAACTTTTTATCACTACCACAAGTCATACACCACAAAAAAGAAATTCCACTTCCACTACAAAAGCTATCTGGCACCATTAACATTCACACAGTATATGCAATGCTACAGGATGAAACTATCTTTTCATCTATTTTAGAAGCATCACATATTCGGTCTTTAATTGACATTCAGAAAATACATCATCTTTTACTCAAGGGGGCAAATCTATGAGAATAGGTGTAACCGGCATTTATGCATCTGGAAAAGGCACGGTGTGCTCCATGTTTGAACAATTAGGGGCGATAGTTATTGATACAGACATTATTGCCCGCCAAATTGTCACCCCTCCAAGTCCTGTGCTTGATACACTAGTAAAAACATTTGGAGATGATATACTCAATCAAGATGGGACACTAAACAGAAGGTATCTAGCTCAAAAGGTATTTACTTGTAAAAAAAATGTGGATATGCTCAATTCGATAACCCATCCTGCAATATTCCATGAAGTTATGCAAAGATCTAATAACAGCAATAGTATCTATATGATTAACACCCCTTTGCTGTTCGAAACAGAATTTTATAAATACATGGACAAAAATATCGTCGTAATTGCAAATACCGATCAGGTCATAAAAAGAGGTGTTATTCGTGATGGAATAAGTGAAGACGAAATAAAGGCACGTCTTAATTATCAAATTTCTCTTAAAGAAAAGATGCAATTAGCCGATTATATCATAGATAATTCTGGATCATTAGAAAATACTAAAAAGCAGGTTGAAGAATTATGGAAAACTTTGATTTCAATGAAAGACCAGTAACCAGGGAAAAAAATGTTTTTTTACTTCATCTTGATGTTCCCCGCATTATACTGATCTGTGCGGTATTAATCGGTATAATAGTAACAACCTTTCTTTTAGGAATGAATTTCAGCGAAAATAAAGTTGTTTCCCATAACGCTCTGGTAATGCCTGAAATCCCAGGTGATACACTGGCTCAGCTTGATAAGGGCATTGATATAACTAACAGTACCCAAAATCCAGATCTTCCATTAATAGACAATACTACTAAGATGGATATGACACCTAAAGTTGATGAACCAACCAAACTTGATATAAATCCCAAACAGGATATAGCAGATGCTACTATGTCTAAAAATAACCAATCTCAAACAGAGCAGGTTATTCATGATACTGTGCACAAAGAAAACATTGTAAAAAATGTCCCAAAAAAGAATGTTAAAGCCAAAGCAACTATAAAAAAGAATAAAGTAGTTGAAGTAGCAAAAACCGATGAAACACATTTAAAGCATATATCCCAGCGATCATGGTCTATACAGATAGCATCATATAATACATTAACAAAAGCTCAAAAAGAGGCAAAAAGCCTTCAGACAATGAAATATGATGCGTATGTCGATAAGGCGGATGTATCAGGAAAAACGTACTATCGTGTTAAAGTAGGTCCTATTTTGAAAGAAGACAAAGCTATTAGTATGCTACAGGAAATACAATCAATTGATAAATATAAAGAAAGCTATATTGTAAAAGAGTAAAAGCATAATAAAAAACCCGCTTTTAAGAAGCGGGTTTTTTTATTATGTTACTATTTACTCTTTATCTTCATATAAAACTGCAAAATCGGTTACCTCATCATCTTTATCAAGTTGCAACAACAGAACCCCGCCTGCTGTTCTTCCCTGATATGATATCTCTTTTGCTTTTAGCCTAATTGTCATTCCTTTTTTTGATGCAATAATGACTTCATCTTCAGGATGTACGGACCTGACACCTACTGCATACCCATTCTTTTCACTTATCTTAAGATATGCCATTCCTTTCCCACCTCTGCCCTTTGTAGCAAAGTGTGAATATTGTGTCTTCTTACCATACCCACGCGATGTTACCACACAAAGGTCAGAATCTGGTTTTACAACATCCATTGCAATTATCTGATCATCTGATGAAACTCTCATTCCAATTATACCAGAAGAATTTCTTCCCATAGCCCTCATCTTGGCAATATTTGTCCTAAGTAGCAGTCCATTTTTGGTTGCTATCACCACATCATCCTGTGATTTCACTACCTTCACATCAACGAGTTCATCATCTTTATGCAGATTAATTGCAATTATGCCACCTTTTTTTACATTGCTGAATTCTTCCAGCGCAGTCTTTTTCATTATACCATTACGCGTAACCATGCATAAAAAGTTTTCACTAAAATCATTTACTGAACAGATTGCTGTTATGGTTTCACCCGATGCAAGGTTGATGATGCCTTTTAATGATTTTCCTCGTGTATTCTTTGAAGCAATAGGTATCTCATATACCTTCATGCCAAATATTTTACCTTTATTTGACAACAATAACAGCGTATCATGAGTTGAGGCGATAGTCATCATGGTAATAAAATCTTCTTTTTTGGATGAAAGCCCAATGACACCCTTGCCACCACGGCGCTGTTTTTTGAATGTATCAGCAGATAGACGACGTATAAATCCATCATTAGTAATTGTAATGACCATGTCCTCTTCAGCAATCAAATCCTCAGCTTCAAAGCTTACTGATGTATCTTCATATACAATCTCTGTTCTTCTTTTATCTTGATATTTTTCTTTAATGGCAATAAGTTCATCTTTAACTAACGCATATATTCTTTTCTCGCTTTTTAAGATCGCTGTCAGTTCATCAATCAGTTTCAACAATTCTTTTAACTCATCAATAACTTTCTTCACTTCAAGACTTGTTAACCGTTGCAATCTCATATCAAGGATTGCTTTGGATTGAATTTCAGAGAGCTTAAAACGCTTGATAAGCCTTTCATTAGCCTCTTCAACGGTCTTTGAACCTCTGATTATTGCTATCACCTCATCAATATTATCAAGTGCTATTTTTAACCCTTCAAGGATATGTGCCCTTTCTTTTGCTTTTGCTAATTCATACTGAGTTCTGCGAGTAACAACTATTTTCCTGTGGCTAATATAGTGAGCTATAAGCCCCTTTAAATCTAAAAGCTTAGGTTGATTATTGACCAGGGCTAATAAATTTATGCCAAAGGATGTTTGCAACTGTGTATGCTTATAAAGCTGATTAATAATAATGTTTGTGACTGCATCTTTTCTACATCCAATAACTATTCTTAACCCATTTCGGTCTGATTCATCACGTAACTCATTAATACCTTCAATTACCTTATTGTTGACCAGCTCTGCAATTTTGGCTATTAATGCAGCTTTATTGACTTGATAGGGCAATTCGGTCACTACTATGAGTGATTTGTTCTTTTGCTCTTCAATATGGAGCTTGCCTCTGACAACAATACTGCCTTTTCCTTTTGCATAGGCCTTTATCATTTCTTCTGAGGCAACAATAATGCCACCTGTTGGGAAATCCGGCCCTTTTACAAATTTCATCAACTGCTTCACAGTGGCATCAGGATTATCAATCATGTATACTATTGCATCAATCACCTCAGAAAGATTGTGAGGGGGAATATTTGTGGCCATGCCAACTGCAATACCTGATGAGCCATTAACCAGAAGGTTTGGAAACGCAGCTGGAAGAACAACCGGCTCTTTTCTTGTTTCATCAAAGTTAGAAACAAAATCTACCGTATCTTTATCAATATCTTTGAGCAGTTCCTGCGCAAGTGCCGAAAGGCGTGCTTCGGTATATCGGTATGCAGCAGGTGGATCACCATCAATTGAACCAAAGTTTCCCTGCCCATCAATTAATGGCAGTCGCATAGAAAAGTCCTGAGCCATTCTGACTAGTGTATCATACACCGCCGCATCACCATGCGGGTGATAGTTACCTATAACCTCACCAACTATCTTTGCTGACTTTACATAGGGCCTATCACTTCGCCATGCACGCTCATTCATTGCATGAAGAATTCGTCTGTGTACAGGCTTTAATCCATCACGTACATCCGGAAGTGCTCGCCCTACAATGACGCTCATCGCATAATCCAGGTATGAGCGTTTCATCGATTCTTCAATTTCAATATTATAAACTCTTTTTTCTTTTGGGTTATCCTGTTTCTTAGTCACTGCCTGTTACCTTTTTTCAAAAAAATTAAATTATATACAATCTGTATTTTATAAATCTAGGTTCTCTACCATATGAGCATTCTCTTCTATAAATTTTCTTCTGGGTTCCACTGCATCACCCATCAATATAGAAAACACCTCATCTGCCTCAACCTCATCTTCCAGTGTCACCTGTAATAAGGTTCTTTTCTCTGGATCCATCGTTGTTTCCCACAACTGTTCGGGATTCATCTCACCTAAACCCTTATATCTTTGAATGGTTACTTTAGACTTATCTAATGTTTTAAGAATTGCATCCCGTTCTTCGTCACTATATGCATAATACTGTTCCTTGCCCAACTTAATATTATATAATGGTGGTTGAGCAATATACAGATAACCATTGGTAATAATCTCAGGCATATATCTAAAAAAGAAAGTTAACAGCAACGTTCTAATATGCGAACCATCAACATCTGCATCTGTCATGATAATAATTTTGTGGTACCTACACTTTGTGATATCAAATTCATTTTCGCCAATTCCTGTTCCCAGTGCAGTGATGATGGTTTTAATTTCATCATTGGAAAGAATTTTGTCCAAGCGAGATTTTTCCACATTAAGTATTTTACCTTTTAAAGGCAAAATAGCCTGGAATCTTCTGTCCCTGCCCTGCTTTGCTGAACCTCCTGCAGAATCGCCCTCAACAAGATACAGCTCGCATAGTGCTGGATCACGCTCGCTACAATCTGCAAGTTTACCTGGTAGCGAATCATTTTCAAGTGCATTTTTCCTTCGTGTCAGGTCACGTGCTTTTTTGGCTGCAATACGAGCACGAGCAGTATCTATACATTTTTCTAAAATTTTCCGTACTATCTGAGGATTCTCTTCAAAAAACTGCGTCAGGTGTTCGTTGGTAATTGATTCAACAATTCCTTTAACCTCACTGTTCCCCAATTTCATTTTAGTCTGGCCCTCAAACTGAGGATTTGGAATCTTAACACTTACTATGGCTACTAGACCTTCCCTAACATCATCTCCAGAAAGCTGGGAAATTTTTTTATCATACCCTTCCCGTTTTAAAAAATCATTCAATACTCGAGTCAATGCAGATTTAAATCCTATTAGATGAGTTCCGCCTTCTTTTGTATGAATATTATTGGCATAGCAAAATACTGTTTCTGTATATGCATCGATATAATCTAGAGCTATTTCTACATCAACATTATTGCGGCTATCATGAAAATATATAACTTTTTTAGTGATGGAAGTTTTATTTTCAGTTAAGCTCTGAACAAAAGAAACAATTCCACCTTTATAATAAAATGTGTGTTCTTTACCTTTACCTCTTAAATCTTTTAAAGTGATTTTTATACCACTATTAAGAAATGCAAGTTCCCTCATACGTTTTGACAGGGTTTCAAAGTGAAATTCAGTTTCCTCAAATATTTCACCATCCGGCTTAAAAAGCACTCGTGTTCCTGTTTTCTTTGTTTCACCTATATCCTTAACCTTATCTGTAGGGACACCTCGCTTGTAGCTTTGAAAATAACGCCTGCCATCCCTGTACACTTCCACTTCCATATATTCAGAGAGAGCATTCACAACAGAAATACCCACACCATGTAAACCACCCGATACTTTGTATGCTTGATTATCAAATTTTCCTCCAGAATGTAATTTGGTAAGAACTATCTCCAATGCTGATGTCTTGTACACAGGATGAATATCAACAGGAATGCCACGTCCATTATCTATAACTTCAATTGAGTTATCTTTGTTAATTGTAACATTGATAGTATCGCAAAACCCTGCAAGTGCTTCATCAATTGAGTTATCAACTACCTCATATACTAGATGATGAAGCCCATTAATATCAGT
This DNA window, taken from Spirochaetota bacterium, encodes the following:
- a CDS encoding DnaJ domain-containing protein, encoding MKYRDNLYEILEISPQSTKEEIRKAFCTKVKTLHPDSTGFSSERFTIELQKIIEAYRILMDDRERAHYDATFLKYASKPDKHYIPQKRIRYSISLKDLLKKEFLPKKMRRKDIVHEFDHDIEIVCTQQEIAKGAIALVQLPSRILCPLCNGQHRDCYVCNGIGRISSASTFEIALPEDIIHTTILTVDLRKYRPDTFTDLTIKYLRIKVTII
- the hisD gene encoding histidinol dehydrogenase — its product is MIAIRNLSDLTAKDRTKLFQRFGQDFTGIMVNKVIPIIQKVRDEGDAAVIEYTRQFDKVELTQVCATEKEIVNAYNNTDKVVIKSFEKAIENIYEFHLHQRRDSFIYTREDGTTLGMLYQPIESAAVYVPGGKASYPSSVLMGVIPAQIAGCKHISIITPPSKDGSIAPYIGAMAHILGITTIIKSGGAHGIAAAAYGTQSVPKAEIIVGPGNIYVTAAKAYLFSQGIIQIDSLAGPSEVLIIADDSAHPHWVAWDLLSQAEHEEMAIAILVTTSQKLAKKVNEYIEEDINSGRGRHEIKKKALHNAHIIIVSSIEEAIEFSNNYGPEHMELMVENPLQYLTKIKNVGSLFLGGYAPVAVGDYFSGTNHVLPTGGAARFSSGLGVETFMRRTSFQYLTPSALKEAVDHVSRMSSVEGFDDKHGDSLRIRFK
- a CDS encoding DUF4168 domain-containing protein, producing the protein MFRYIVTIMVAIALIITGCKKTTITPKLFVTIQNEILDSDMQQSTKESIVAKYGITLQQYEEYEKKVESDPELKAQVGKERLNIMKK
- a CDS encoding amidohydrolase family protein, with protein sequence MIIDAHTHIFNDEMVHNKEKYCDDRQFSLLYYGKAKIANAEMLLESMNNNAVDASVTLGFTWQKKEYAIEHNEYLVKMQQKYKGKVYAFGAIALESDIYEQITLIKEMGLYGIGEVAFYVSGFNEEEELLCGQILAIAEKVKLPVCLHVNEPVGHFYAGKYYTDMRKLFALLAQYSKIPIICSHWGGGLLFYELMPEVKQSLRHVYYDTAATPFLYHPDIYSISIQVCGKEKIIFGSDYPLLGYSRYAQHFENLGNSADHILYKNVIQLLGIQ
- a CDS encoding DUF115 domain-containing protein produces the protein MNSIEYYLEPSKEGYHTLRVKSEDNSFRYIHSKYYPSKESSYLQDIVNPEKYDVCIILGIGLGYHLAYLHQVIHLFKQIICIDIHNYLPNATISPEIQSIIENPSIQLVYVNHDTISMLHDVIKFNFTKGIQVIEHPASINAFPSLFSSIKRSLQQIIEKSVTNHLTSSMFAYRYIKNALINLSRLPECFSVQQCKDVHKDKPCIIVAPGPSFDAIAEHLATMQHHVIIIAVDSALKALHAYSIIPDYIVSIDPQPVVFAHFFSTHTNSYIISTPTAHPMIFSSPVILSLNTHPLCQLIDELYPDHIGSVDSRTGTVLGDAISFALFAGCNPLAITGADFSFPRFITYARTTEYQYRYQCMHSRITPLETKNMDYIIYASRRTLTHSTYSRKVFIQYRNAINNLLPKNVHIFHLHPQLPLENARPLTIKNFLSLPQVIHHKKEIPLPLQKLSGTINIHTVYAMLQDETIFSSILEASHIRSLIDIQKIHHLLLKGANL
- the coaE gene encoding dephospho-CoA kinase (Dephospho-CoA kinase (CoaE) performs the final step in coenzyme A biosynthesis.), producing MRIGVTGIYASGKGTVCSMFEQLGAIVIDTDIIARQIVTPPSPVLDTLVKTFGDDILNQDGTLNRRYLAQKVFTCKKNVDMLNSITHPAIFHEVMQRSNNSNSIYMINTPLLFETEFYKYMDKNIVVIANTDQVIKRGVIRDGISEDEIKARLNYQISLKEKMQLADYIIDNSGSLENTKKQVEELWKTLISMKDQ
- a CDS encoding SPOR domain-containing protein, producing the protein MENFDFNERPVTREKNVFLLHLDVPRIILICAVLIGIIVTTFLLGMNFSENKVVSHNALVMPEIPGDTLAQLDKGIDITNSTQNPDLPLIDNTTKMDMTPKVDEPTKLDINPKQDIADATMSKNNQSQTEQVIHDTVHKENIVKNVPKKNVKAKATIKKNKVVEVAKTDETHLKHISQRSWSIQIASYNTLTKAQKEAKSLQTMKYDAYVDKADVSGKTYYRVKVGPILKEDKAISMLQEIQSIDKYKESYIVKE
- the gyrA gene encoding DNA gyrase subunit A, with the protein product MTKKQDNPKEKRVYNIEIEESMKRSYLDYAMSVIVGRALPDVRDGLKPVHRRILHAMNERAWRSDRPYVKSAKIVGEVIGNYHPHGDAAVYDTLVRMAQDFSMRLPLIDGQGNFGSIDGDPPAAYRYTEARLSALAQELLKDIDKDTVDFVSNFDETRKEPVVLPAAFPNLLVNGSSGIAVGMATNIPPHNLSEVIDAIVYMIDNPDATVKQLMKFVKGPDFPTGGIIVASEEMIKAYAKGKGSIVVRGKLHIEEQKNKSLIVVTELPYQVNKAALIAKIAELVNNKVIEGINELRDESDRNGLRIVIGCRKDAVTNIIINQLYKHTQLQTSFGINLLALVNNQPKLLDLKGLIAHYISHRKIVVTRRTQYELAKAKERAHILEGLKIALDNIDEVIAIIRGSKTVEEANERLIKRFKLSEIQSKAILDMRLQRLTSLEVKKVIDELKELLKLIDELTAILKSEKRIYALVKDELIAIKEKYQDKRRTEIVYEDTSVSFEAEDLIAEEDMVITITNDGFIRRLSADTFKKQRRGGKGVIGLSSKKEDFITMMTIASTHDTLLLLSNKGKIFGMKVYEIPIASKNTRGKSLKGIINLASGETITAICSVNDFSENFLCMVTRNGIMKKTALEEFSNVKKGGIIAINLHKDDELVDVKVVKSQDDVVIATKNGLLLRTNIAKMRAMGRNSSGIIGMRVSSDDQIIAMDVVKPDSDLCVVTSRGYGKKTQYSHFATKGRGGKGMAYLKISEKNGYAVGVRSVHPEDEVIIASKKGMTIRLKAKEISYQGRTAGGVLLLQLDKDDEVTDFAVLYEDKE
- the gyrB gene encoding DNA topoisomerase (ATP-hydrolyzing) subunit B, yielding MTSYRADKIQVLEGLDAVRKRPAMYIGSTDINGLHHLVYEVVDNSIDEALAGFCDTINVTINKDNSIEVIDNGRGIPVDIHPVYKTSALEIVLTKLHSGGKFDNQAYKVSGGLHGVGISVVNALSEYMEVEVYRDGRRYFQSYKRGVPTDKVKDIGETKKTGTRVLFKPDGEIFEETEFHFETLSKRMRELAFLNSGIKITLKDLRGKGKEHTFYYKGGIVSFVQSLTENKTSITKKVIYFHDSRNNVDVEIALDYIDAYTETVFCYANNIHTKEGGTHLIGFKSALTRVLNDFLKREGYDKKISQLSGDDVREGLVAIVSVKIPNPQFEGQTKMKLGNSEVKGIVESITNEHLTQFFEENPQIVRKILEKCIDTARARIAAKKARDLTRRKNALENDSLPGKLADCSERDPALCELYLVEGDSAGGSAKQGRDRRFQAILPLKGKILNVEKSRLDKILSNDEIKTIITALGTGIGENEFDITKCRYHKIIIMTDADVDGSHIRTLLLTFFFRYMPEIITNGYLYIAQPPLYNIKLGKEQYYAYSDEERDAILKTLDKSKVTIQRYKGLGEMNPEQLWETTMDPEKRTLLQVTLEDEVEADEVFSILMGDAVEPRRKFIEENAHMVENLDL